In one Methanomassiliicoccales archaeon genomic region, the following are encoded:
- a CDS encoding tetratricopeptide repeat protein, giving the protein MGCVVCGSPTKSGSLLCGKCFGRLGEPVSLVPRLMDPNADQRLVSSRSAAMMIGPLVSPEVKFSKGTEPALTFRTMLTDQDTSRVPSYVDMYLDGIGIPLHLTGFERIPKRELISSIIWNCETLEYDTEFWAKACLRIGNLYALSASRARYLAVDQKDLLELLHKHTGLAQKFYSRSSGFPKLERIAQANSALLGHWMGESEKAVDILEELIANQITPDSVPFVVQGAIVLLETGQMERAKEALSMVPDKLRSPLANRMLSSMGVSQ; this is encoded by the coding sequence ATGGGATGCGTAGTGTGCGGTTCTCCGACCAAGTCTGGGTCGTTGTTGTGCGGTAAGTGTTTTGGGAGATTGGGGGAACCCGTTTCGCTCGTCCCGAGGCTGATGGACCCCAATGCGGACCAGCGTCTAGTCTCTTCCCGCAGCGCCGCCATGATGATCGGACCACTGGTATCGCCGGAAGTGAAATTCTCCAAGGGCACCGAGCCGGCCCTTACCTTCCGGACCATGCTGACCGATCAGGACACATCACGTGTGCCTTCGTACGTTGATATGTATCTGGACGGGATCGGCATACCCTTGCACCTTACCGGTTTTGAAAGGATCCCCAAGAGAGAGCTCATATCCTCCATCATCTGGAACTGCGAGACCCTGGAGTACGATACCGAGTTCTGGGCAAAGGCCTGCCTCCGGATCGGGAACTTGTACGCCCTGTCGGCGTCGAGGGCCAGATACTTGGCGGTCGATCAGAAGGACCTCCTAGAACTGTTGCATAAGCATACCGGACTGGCTCAGAAATTCTATTCCCGTTCCTCAGGATTCCCCAAGCTGGAGCGGATCGCGCAGGCGAACTCTGCACTCCTGGGACATTGGATGGGTGAGTCGGAGAAGGCGGTCGATATCCTCGAAGAGCTGATCGCGAACCAGATCACTCCAGACAGCGTTCCGTTCGTGGTCCAGGGGGCCATAGTCCTGCTCGAGACCGGTCAGATGGAGAGGGCGAAGGAGGCACTGTCGATGGTACCTGACAAGTTGCGGAGCCCGCTGGCCAACCGTATGCTGAGCTCCATGGGGGTGTCGCAATGA